Part of the Desulfolutivibrio sulfoxidireducens genome is shown below.
GCGGAGATGGCCGAGGCGCCCTTCCGGGGCGAACATTATTACGCGCTTTTCGCCATCGGCATCGTGCTTTTCCTTTTCACCCTGCTTTTCAACATCATCGCCGACCACATCTCCGAGAAGCACAAGCAGGTCGGCGCGGCCACGCTGTAGCGGCGCGGCTTCAAACGCATGCCCGGCATGTGAGAAGCGAAGAGTTTCCATGAACTGGTTTTCCTCGTATCCGAACCGGCCCGACGCAACCGGCGCACAGGAGGCTGATCGCCCATGACCATGCCCATCGGCGCGAGCAAACGCGCGCGAAACTCCACGCAGCGGATCATGTGGGGCCTTTTCGGCGCCTCGTCGATCGTCAACCTCACGGCGCTTCTGATCATCTGTTCCTTTGTGCTCATAAACGGGCTTCCGGCCATCAACTGGACGTTTCTGACCGAGGCCCCCACGGACTCCATGACCGCCGGCGGCATCTGGCCGTGCATCCTGGGAACGATCCTCCTAAGCCTGGGCACCATGGTCGTGGCCTTTCCCCTGGGCGTGGCCTCGGCCATCTACCTCAACGAATACGCCACCCCGGGCAAGATGGTGCGCATCATCCGCCTAGGAATCAGCAACCTGGCCGGGGTGCCGTCGGTGGTCTTCGGGCTTTTCGGCCTGGCCTTTTTCGTGACCTTTTTCGGCATGGGCGTGAGCATCCTGGCCGGCATTCTGACCCTGGGCATCCTGATCCTGCCGGTGATCATCGGCACGGCCGAGGAGGCGCTCAAGTCCGTGCCCCAGACCTACCGCGAGGCCTCCCTGGGCCTTGGGGCCACCAAATGGCAGACCATCCGGCTGGTGGTCCTGCCGGCGGCCATGCCGGGCATGCTCACCGGGGCCATCCTGGGGCTTTCCCGGGCCGCCGGAGAGACGGCGGCCATCATGTTCACGGCCTCGGTCTTTTTCACCCCCTATCTGCCCACCTCGGTCTTTGACAGCGTCATGGCCCTGCCCTACCATGTCTATGTCCTGGCCACGGCCGGGACCGACATCGAAAAGACCCGGCCTCTGCAGTACGGCACCTCGCTGGTGCTCATCGTGCTGGTCCTGGGCATGAACCTGATCGCCATCCTGCTTCGGGCCAGATTGCAGAAGCGCCGGTAGAACAAAGGCCCGCGTGAAAAAAAGCCCCGGCCAATACCCTGTTCCCACGCCAAAAAGGCGGCCCGACGCCCATCACGTCGCGCCGCCTTTTTTTGTGGCGCTCCCTCGGGAGCGTTTCGCCAACCCGCTGCAAAAAAAAGCGAGCCGCCCATGAGTGAACCCCGCGCCCCGAAGAAGAACTACGTCCTGGACACCAACGTCCTGATCGAAAACCCCCAAAGCCTGCTCACCCTGCGAAACGGCGCCGAAAACAACATCTTCATCCCCTATCACGTGCTCATGGAGCTTGAGGGCCTCAAAAAGACCCCCAAGCTTCGGCACATCGTGTCCACCGTGATCCAGTTGCTCATGGAGCACCGCGACAAGATCACCTTCATCAAGAATGACAAGAGCCGGTCCCAGTTCACGGACATCGTGGACAACCACATCCTGGAGGAAATCGCGTCCGGAGGGATCGAGAACCCCATCCTGGTGACCAACGACCGCATCCTCCAACTCCAGGCCGGCCTGGCCGGCATCGTCAGCGAGGAACTGCGCGACTCCAAGCCCTTCGAGTCCGAATCCCAGCGCTACACGGGCTTTGCCGAGGAGGGACAGCCCCCCGTGCCCAACTCCTTTTCCTGGCAGGGCGGCAAGCCCGTGTTGCACGCCCCGGACGGGGACAAGACCATCAACTACACCTGCGAGGTCTGGAACATCAAACCGCGCACGGTGTACCAGAACCTGGCCCTGGAACTCGTCTGCTCGCAGCACATCGACCTGGTGTCCATCCAAAGCGAGGCCGGTTACGGCAAGACCTATCTGGCCCTGGCCTCGGCCCTGTACGCGGTCCAGGAGAAAAAGCTCTTCGACAAGATCTACGTGCTCAAGCCGACCATCGAGATCGGGGCCAAGATGGGCTATCTGCCGGGAGACGTCTCGGAGAAGATGGAGCCCTACATGAAGTACATCTACGACCTCCTGGTCAAGCTGCACAAGTCCCGGGCTGCCAACAAGGTCTTTTTGAATCCCAACGAC
Proteins encoded:
- a CDS encoding PhoH family protein; its protein translation is MSEPRAPKKNYVLDTNVLIENPQSLLTLRNGAENNIFIPYHVLMELEGLKKTPKLRHIVSTVIQLLMEHRDKITFIKNDKSRSQFTDIVDNHILEEIASGGIENPILVTNDRILQLQAGLAGIVSEELRDSKPFESESQRYTGFAEEGQPPVPNSFSWQGGKPVLHAPDGDKTINYTCEVWNIKPRTVYQNLALELVCSQHIDLVSIQSEAGYGKTYLALASALYAVQEKKLFDKIYVLKPTIEIGAKMGYLPGDVSEKMEPYMKYIYDLLVKLHKSRAANKVFLNPNDDILRINPKKFEILPLAYVRGMNIENAFVIIDEAQNLSRTEVRAILTRMGEGVKCLCLGDTSQVDNPYLNESNNGLNWIVRKFKGLPNYGHIVLKGDKSRGPITDMVLKSRL
- the pstA gene encoding phosphate ABC transporter permease PstA; its protein translation is MPIGASKRARNSTQRIMWGLFGASSIVNLTALLIICSFVLINGLPAINWTFLTEAPTDSMTAGGIWPCILGTILLSLGTMVVAFPLGVASAIYLNEYATPGKMVRIIRLGISNLAGVPSVVFGLFGLAFFVTFFGMGVSILAGILTLGILILPVIIGTAEEALKSVPQTYREASLGLGATKWQTIRLVVLPAAMPGMLTGAILGLSRAAGETAAIMFTASVFFTPYLPTSVFDSVMALPYHVYVLATAGTDIEKTRPLQYGTSLVLIVLVLGMNLIAILLRARLQKRR